From a region of the Colius striatus isolate bColStr4 chromosome 22, bColStr4.1.hap1, whole genome shotgun sequence genome:
- the LOC133627576 gene encoding antigen WC1.1-like — translation MAGPGEGAAVVAPLSLCNISWPAAGIVEDVGVVCEGECPHAPPGAQGGWAAGPRRHLDSVPAAGSWRVRLANGPGRCAGRVEIYSQGSWGSVCDDGWDLPDAAVVCRQLGCGGAVRAPGSAAFGEGSGHIWLDGVNCSGAEAALWDCPAGPWGRHDCGHKEDAGAVCSEFTALRLENSDCCSGRLQVFYNGTWGSVCSNSLTLKTVSLTCKELGCGDTGTLESLLPHGRVSGPAWLDNIQCGERTSSFWQCPSAPWNTQSCVDLREEIHITCNGLCPPSRCPSSSVPPADRERIRAVGGEDGCSGRVELWHRGSWGTVCDDAWDVRDAEVACRQLGCGPAVAALPEAAFGEGTGPVWLEKVECLGTEVALQHCRAWPGDRGLCRHKEDAAVRCAGPTRGRVSSDRRVLVPVIVCIVLGALLCLLLALLAGQVLGRRGSRRAQQPFPEAVYEEIGYSLAWKEQERFGHSGSSSEGSLPWLQPSPVASEEEDAVGAAPDSPVLPAGGSADGYDDAREVSEPEEAAGPGQGAWQRPRELEEGAGPGDAAGGAKLRSRRSAGVPGAGGEPSSLSRGSCSYDDAQEVPVARPCEDTEAVTQQVGAQQPPTARPGESGTAARLQQLGEP, via the exons atggCTGGTCCTGgtgaaggggctgcagtggtggctccT ctgagcctctgcaacATCTCCTGGCCGGCAGCGGGGATCGTGGAGGACGTGGGGGTGGTTTGCGAGGGTGAGTGTCCCCACGCTCCCCCCGGGGCACAGGGTGGGTGGGcagccggcccccgccgccaTCTGGACTCCGTCCCCGCCGCAGGGAGCTGGCGCGTGCGGCTGGCGAACGGGCCCGGGCGCTGTGCCGGGAGAGTGGAGATCtactcccagggcagctggggcagcgTCTGCGATGACGGCTGGGACCTGCCCGATGCCGCCGTTGTGTGCCGGCAGCTGGGCTGCGGAGGGGCCGTGCGGGCGCCGGGCTCTGCCGCCTTTGGGGAGGGCTCCGGGCACATCTGGCTGGACGGCGTCAACTGCTCCGGGGCTGAAGCCGCTCTCTGGGACTgcccggccgggccctgggGGCGGCACGACTGCGGGCACAAAGAGGACGCCGGAGCCGTCTGCTCAG agTTCACGGCcctgaggctggagaacagcGACTGCTGCTCCGGCCGCCTGCAGGTTTTCTACAACGGGAcgtggggcagcgtttgctccaACTCGCTGACTCTCAAGACGGTGTCTCTGACGTGCAAGGAGCTGGGCTGCGGGGACACAGGGACCCTGGAATCGCTCCTGCCCCATGGCAGGGTGTCTGGCCCCGCCTGGCTGGACAACATCCAGTGTGGGGAGAGAACCAGCTCTTTCTGGCAgtgtccctctgctccctggaaCACGCAGTCCTGTGTCGATCTGCGGGAGGAGATCCACATCACCTGCAACG ggctgtgcccaccgtcccgctgccccagcagctccgtgcCTCCTGCAGACAGGGAGAGGATCCGCGCCGTGGGAGGAGAGGACGGCTGCTCGGGCCGGGTGGAGCTGTGGCACCGCGGCTCCTGGGGGACGGTGTGCGACGACGCGTGGGACGTGCGGGATGCCGAGGtggcctgcaggcagctgggctgtgggccCGCCGTGGCCGCCCTGCCCGAGGCTGCCTTTGGGGAGGGCACGGGCCCCGTCTGGCTGGAGAAGGTGGAGTGTCTGGGCACAGaggtggctctgcagcactgcagggcctGGCCCGGGGACCGCGGGCTCTGCCGGCACAAGGAGGACGCGGCCGTGCGCTGCGCGG GTCCCACACGAGGCCGTGTGAGCAGCGACAGGAGAGTCTTGGTGCCCGTCATTGTCTGCATCGTCCTGGGGGCCcttctctgcctgctcctggcccTCCTGGCCGGGCAAGTGCTGGGGCGCAGAG GCTCCAGGAGAGCTCAGCAGCCCTTCCCCGAGGCCGTGTATGAGGAGATCGGTTACAGCCTGGCGtggaaggagcaggagaggtTTGGGCACTCAG GCTCCTCCTCAGAGGggtccctgccctggctgcagccctcCCCTGTGGCCAGCgaggaggaggatgctgtgggagcagctccag ACAGCCCTGTCCTGCCCGCAGGCGGCTCAGCGGATGGCTACGATGATGCCAGGGAGGTTTCTGAGCCTGAGGAGGCTGCCGGCCCTGGGCAGGGAGCTTGGCAAaggcccagggagctggaggagggagcaggTCCTGGGGACGCGGCAGGAG GGGCGAAGCTGCGCTCCCGCAGAAGCGCCGGGGTccctggagctggaggagagccCTCGTCCCTGTCCCGGGGGAGCTGCAGCTATGACGATGCCCAAGAGGTGCCTGTGGCACGTCCCTGTGAGGACACCGAGGCCGTGACACAGCAGGTCGGGGCACAACAGCCCCCGACGGCCCGTCCGGGAGAGTCCGGCACTGCCgcgaggctgcagcagctgggagagccCTGA